A DNA window from Deltaproteobacteria bacterium contains the following coding sequences:
- a CDS encoding histidinol-phosphate transaminase, translating to MTDVRSLVPEWVRTLVPYAPGMPIEELERELGIRGSIKLASNENPLGPSTRALAAVAAALPNLHRYPEGSSFYLTRRLAARHGIAPDHILVGNGSNEILELVVRGFLRPGEEAVMADQAFVIYRLVVQAAAGVPRTVPLRHFTHDLDAMARAVGPRTRLVFLGNPNNPTGTIFRRAAWEAFLAAMPGHVIVVADDAYAEYVEDPDYPDTIAVRGDGSVPVVTLRTFSKLYGLAGLRVGYAVAPPALIEVLGRVRQPFSVNALAQVAACAALDDEEHVRRTLATNREGMAYLADAFARLGLEYVPSAANFVLVRVGEGARVYEALLREGVIVRPMDVYGFPAHVRVTVGLPEENARFVEALGRVLGGGSR from the coding sequence GTGACCGACGTCCGGAGCCTCGTCCCCGAGTGGGTCCGGACGCTCGTGCCGTACGCCCCAGGCATGCCGATCGAGGAGCTCGAGCGCGAGCTCGGCATCCGCGGGTCGATCAAGCTCGCGTCCAACGAGAACCCGCTCGGGCCGTCAACACGCGCCCTGGCGGCCGTGGCGGCGGCGCTCCCGAACCTCCATCGCTACCCCGAGGGGTCCTCCTTCTACCTGACGCGGCGGCTCGCCGCGCGCCACGGCATCGCGCCCGACCACATCCTCGTCGGCAACGGCTCGAACGAGATCCTCGAGCTCGTCGTGCGCGGCTTCCTGCGGCCCGGGGAGGAGGCGGTGATGGCGGACCAGGCGTTCGTCATCTACCGCCTGGTCGTGCAGGCCGCGGCCGGCGTGCCGCGCACGGTACCGCTGCGTCACTTCACGCACGACCTCGACGCGATGGCCCGGGCCGTCGGCCCCCGGACCCGCCTCGTCTTCCTCGGCAACCCGAACAACCCGACCGGGACCATCTTCCGGCGAGCGGCCTGGGAGGCCTTCCTCGCCGCCATGCCCGGCCACGTGATCGTGGTGGCGGATGATGCCTACGCCGAGTACGTCGAAGACCCGGACTACCCGGACACGATCGCGGTACGCGGCGACGGGTCGGTCCCGGTCGTCACGCTCCGGACGTTCTCCAAGCTCTACGGGCTCGCCGGCCTGCGGGTCGGCTATGCGGTGGCGCCGCCGGCGCTGATCGAGGTCCTCGGCCGCGTGCGCCAGCCCTTCAGCGTGAACGCCCTCGCCCAGGTCGCGGCGTGCGCCGCGCTCGACGACGAGGAGCACGTGCGCCGCACGCTGGCCACCAACCGCGAGGGCATGGCGTACCTCGCCGACGCCTTCGCGCGGCTCGGCCTCGAGTACGTGCCGAGCGCGGCCAACTTCGTCCTCGTGCGGGTCGGGGAGGGCGCCCGCGTCTACGAAGCGCTGCTCCGCGAGGGCGTCATCGTGCGCCCGATGGACGTCTACGGGTTCCCCGCGCACGTGCGGGTGACCGTCGGGCTCCCCGAGGAGAACGCGCGGTTCGTCGAGGCGCTCGGCCGCGTGCTCGGCGGCGGGAGCCGATGA
- the pheA gene encoding prephenate dehydratase has protein sequence MPRKASIPALRRHIDRIDDHLLRLLNERAALAVAIAEQKARTNSGVYAPGREKGVLTRLARTNRGPLSDRLVRAIFREIISASRSLEQRLAVAYLGPAATFTHLAARRQFGAAAEYRPAATVADVFHDVESGRADLGVVPVENSTEGMVAHTLDLLVESPLRICAEVSLTVRHCLLARGGTTLAGIRRVVAHPQALAQCRRWLARYLPGVRTEEEASNAAAAGRAGAEPGTAAIAAEAAAETYGLAVVADPIQDEPVNLTRFLVLGHHDAEQPSGDDKTSLVMSVRDEVGILARMLRPFAAHGIDLIKIESRPLRERPWEYFFFLDLKGHRRERRVQRALAAVERHALRLKVLGSYPAAPELAP, from the coding sequence ATGCCGCGCAAGGCCTCGATTCCCGCGCTCCGGCGGCACATCGACCGGATCGACGACCACCTTCTCCGCCTGCTGAACGAGCGCGCCGCGCTCGCGGTCGCGATCGCCGAGCAGAAGGCGCGCACGAACTCGGGCGTGTACGCGCCGGGTCGCGAGAAGGGCGTGCTCACGCGCCTGGCGCGCACGAACCGCGGCCCGCTCTCCGACCGTCTCGTGCGGGCGATCTTCCGCGAGATCATCTCGGCCTCGCGCAGCCTGGAGCAGCGCCTCGCGGTCGCCTACCTCGGGCCGGCGGCGACGTTCACGCACCTCGCGGCGCGCCGGCAGTTCGGCGCGGCGGCGGAGTACCGGCCGGCGGCCACCGTCGCCGACGTCTTTCACGACGTCGAGAGCGGGCGCGCGGACCTCGGCGTCGTGCCGGTCGAGAACTCGACCGAGGGCATGGTGGCCCACACGCTCGACCTGCTGGTCGAGTCGCCGCTCCGCATCTGCGCCGAGGTGTCGCTGACGGTGCGCCACTGCCTCCTCGCCCGCGGCGGCACCACGCTCGCGGGCATCCGGCGGGTCGTCGCCCACCCCCAGGCGCTCGCCCAGTGCCGCCGCTGGCTCGCGCGCTACCTGCCCGGCGTGCGCACGGAGGAGGAGGCGAGCAACGCGGCGGCCGCCGGGCGCGCCGGCGCCGAGCCCGGCACGGCGGCGATCGCCGCCGAGGCCGCGGCCGAGACCTACGGGCTGGCCGTCGTCGCGGACCCGATCCAGGACGAGCCCGTCAACCTGACCCGCTTCCTCGTCCTCGGGCACCACGACGCCGAGCAGCCGAGCGGCGACGACAAGACGTCGCTCGTGATGAGCGTGCGCGACGAGGTCGGCATCCTGGCGCGCATGCTGCGGCCGTTCGCCGCGCACGGCATCGACCTCATCAAGATCGAGTCGCGCCCGCTGCGCGAGCGGCCGTGGGAGTACTTCTTCTTCCTCGATCTCAAGGGGCACCGGCGGGAGCGGCGCGTCCAGCGGGCGCTCGCCGCGGTGGAGCGACACGCGCTGCGTCTCAAGGTGCTCGGCTCCTACCCTGCGGCGCCCGAGCTCGCGCCGTGA
- a CDS encoding acetyl-CoA carboxylase carboxyltransferase subunit alpha — protein sequence MHPPSTYLAFERPLAAIDGEIAALAGRRATGRTAERLRRLRAAQRRLARDLVRGLSPWERVQLARHPDRPSTLDYVRRLCTQFVELHGDRRFADDGAVVGGLARFAGRAVVVVGHQRGRTQAERIARNFGMARPEGYRKAVRLFELAARFGRPVLTFVDTQGAYPGIGAEERGQAEAIAASLAALAGLGVPVVCAVIGEGGSGGALALAVADRVLMQEHAWYSVIAPEGCASILFRRLTPETAARSAALLHLTAEDLAAAKVVDEVVREPGGGAHRDPAHAAARLGRALERHLEELARRPVRTLVARRHARYRRFGTDLPPA from the coding sequence ATCCACCCGCCCTCCACCTATCTCGCGTTCGAGCGACCGCTGGCGGCGATCGACGGCGAGATCGCCGCGCTCGCGGGGCGCCGTGCGACGGGGAGGACCGCCGAGCGGCTCCGCCGGCTGCGAGCGGCGCAGCGCCGGCTCGCGCGCGACCTGGTCCGCGGCCTCTCGCCGTGGGAGCGCGTGCAGCTCGCGCGCCATCCCGATCGCCCGTCGACGCTCGACTACGTCCGGCGGCTGTGCACGCAGTTCGTGGAGCTGCACGGTGACCGGCGCTTCGCCGACGACGGCGCCGTCGTCGGCGGGCTCGCGCGCTTCGCGGGCCGCGCGGTCGTGGTCGTCGGCCATCAACGCGGACGGACGCAAGCCGAGCGGATCGCGCGCAACTTCGGGATGGCGCGCCCGGAGGGGTACCGCAAGGCCGTTCGCCTGTTCGAGCTGGCCGCGCGCTTCGGGCGTCCGGTGCTCACCTTCGTCGACACGCAGGGTGCCTACCCGGGGATCGGCGCCGAGGAGCGCGGGCAGGCGGAGGCGATCGCGGCGAGCCTCGCCGCGCTCGCCGGCCTCGGCGTGCCGGTCGTGTGCGCCGTCATCGGCGAGGGCGGCAGCGGCGGGGCGCTCGCGCTGGCGGTCGCGGACCGCGTCCTCATGCAGGAGCACGCCTGGTACTCGGTCATCGCGCCCGAGGGCTGCGCCTCCATCCTGTTCCGGCGGCTGACGCCCGAGACGGCCGCGCGCAGCGCCGCGCTGCTTCACCTCACGGCCGAGGACCTCGCGGCGGCGAAGGTCGTGGACGAGGTGGTGCGCGAACCCGGCGGCGGCGCACACCGCGATCCGGCGCACGCGGCCGCGCGTCTGGGGCGCGCGCTCGAGCGGCACCTCGAGGAGCTCGCGCGCCGGCCGGTGCGCACGCTCGTGGCCCGCCGCCACGCGCGGTACCGGCGCTTCGGCACCGATCTCCCGCCGGCGTAA
- the miaA gene encoding tRNA (adenosine(37)-N6)-dimethylallyltransferase MiaA, with protein MSRTRERTRLVCVVGPTASGKTALGLEVAEALGGEIVSADSRQVYRRLEIGTAKPSAAERARVRHHCLDLVDPEETFDVARFRAAAAAAIADVERRGRVPVVVGGTGLYVRALLGGLCPAPPRVAALRESLARIVRAEGAPALHRRLGMLDPASAARIAPRDAVRSVRALEVALTTGRRLSEWQAAHGFREAPYEALMIGLARPADELAARIDTRARAMVAAGLLDEVRALGARIPIDAPAFGAVGYREMLACVGGEVDLEAALAAMVRATRRFAKRQRTWFRAEAAVVWRHPDRHRARILAEAAAFLAGGARPDAAPA; from the coding sequence ATGAGCCGGACTAGGGAACGGACGAGGCTAGTGTGCGTCGTCGGCCCGACCGCGAGCGGCAAGACGGCGCTCGGCCTCGAGGTCGCCGAGGCGCTCGGCGGCGAGATCGTGTCCGCCGACTCGCGGCAGGTCTATCGCCGTCTCGAGATCGGGACGGCGAAGCCGAGCGCCGCCGAGCGCGCTCGCGTCCGGCACCACTGCCTCGACCTGGTGGATCCCGAGGAGACGTTCGACGTGGCCCGCTTCCGGGCGGCCGCCGCGGCTGCCATCGCCGACGTCGAGCGCCGCGGGCGGGTGCCGGTGGTCGTCGGCGGGACCGGGCTCTACGTTCGCGCCCTCCTCGGCGGGCTCTGCCCGGCGCCGCCCCGCGTGGCGGCGCTCCGCGAGTCGCTCGCGCGGATCGTCCGGGCGGAGGGCGCACCCGCGCTGCATCGCCGCCTCGGGATGCTCGACCCCGCGTCGGCTGCACGCATCGCGCCGCGCGATGCCGTGCGCAGCGTGCGCGCGCTCGAGGTGGCGCTCACGACCGGGCGGCGGCTCTCGGAGTGGCAGGCCGCGCACGGCTTTCGCGAAGCGCCGTACGAGGCGCTGATGATCGGCCTCGCCCGGCCCGCGGACGAGCTCGCGGCCCGCATCGACACACGCGCGCGGGCCATGGTGGCGGCGGGGCTCCTCGACGAGGTGCGGGCGCTCGGCGCGCGGATCCCCATCGACGCGCCGGCGTTCGGCGCGGTCGGCTACCGCGAGATGCTCGCCTGCGTCGGCGGTGAGGTCGACCTCGAGGCGGCGCTGGCGGCGATGGTGCGGGCGACCCGACGCTTCGCGAAGCGGCAGCGCACGTGGTTCCGCGCCGAGGCGGCCGTGGTGTGGCGGCATCCCGACCGCCACCGGGCGCGCATCCTGGCGGAGGCGGCCGCGTTCCTGGCCGGCGGCGCCCGCCCGGACGCCGCGCCGGCGTGA
- the mutL gene encoding DNA mismatch repair endonuclease MutL, giving the protein MGADADPARCGRPALPAPALRRRAARQGGRVPARRRPRRLGRRARHLSGPRGRRIPRRPLARRPVERRAARHRAGARQARPPERHPHTARRDRLHARPAPLPPADDGRRSGDARRRRPLRAAGRGGEPAAGVRAPRTRRVRGVARRGRGLARAEGHAVHPLAVSRIAVLPPDVQAQIAAGEVIERPASVVKELVENALDAGARSVDVRLAGGGLERIVVRDDGEGMTAGDALLAFARHATSKLVRAEELAGVTTLGFRGEALPSIAAVARVRVTTRLAAEPAASVVEADAGGARAAGVAGAPPGTAVEVEGLFGATPARRKFLRTPATELAHVVDALTRLAAAVPAVGFRLEHDGREVLALPPVRDERQRLGQLLGRERAGSLVAVEVERGGLGLRAFLAPPRETVGSARLVWTYVGLGGAYRWTRDRLLLRAVLDGYESLLMHGRYPVAVLFLRFPPGEADVNVHPAKLEVRFRQPGAVHQLVVPALRARLAAALRPEPAAAPAEVRPASEVRPASYDDGPRDGAGLALEEGSAPPALWSAAPAGFASLRFIGQIFEGYLVCEGNGRVVLIDQHAAHERVAFERLRGEHARGAVARDPLLVPETIELPAAHAAAVAEHAEVLAAAGLEGEPFGEGTFLLRTVPRLLRGRDAGAVVRAVARELAEEGASAAAERAADAALATLACHSVVRVGERLDPAEVRALLAAMDGVDVAAHCPHGRPVAVTLERGQVEALFKR; this is encoded by the coding sequence GTGGGGGCAGACGCCGATCCGGCTCGGTGCGGCCGACCAGCACTCCCAGCTCCAGCTCTTCGTCGACGGGCCGCCCGACAAGGTGGTCGTGTTCCTGCGCGTCGACGACCACGGCGCCTCGGTCGACGTGCCCGCCACCTATCAGGACCTCGAGGGCGTCGGATACCTCGGCGGCCACTCGCTCGGCGCCCTGTTGAACGCCGAGCAGCGCGCCACCGAGCTGGCGCTCGCCAAGCGCGGCCGCCCGAGCGCCACCCTCACACTGCCCGGCGTGACCGCCTTCACGCTCGGCCAGCTCCTCTTCCTCCTGCAGATGACGGCCGTCGATCTGGCGACGCTCGCCGGCGTCGACCCCTTCGGGCAGCCGGGCGTGGAGGAGAGCCGGCGGCTGGCGTTCGGGCTCCTCGGACGCGCCGGGTTCGAGGCGTCGCACGACGAGGTCGAGGCCTGGCTCGCGCAGAAGGACACGCGGTTCATCCTCTAGCCGTGAGCAGGATCGCGGTCCTCCCGCCGGACGTGCAGGCGCAGATCGCCGCCGGCGAGGTCATCGAGCGTCCCGCGTCGGTCGTCAAGGAGCTGGTCGAGAACGCGCTCGACGCCGGCGCGCGGAGCGTCGACGTCCGCCTCGCTGGGGGCGGCCTCGAGCGCATCGTGGTGCGCGACGACGGCGAGGGGATGACGGCAGGGGACGCGCTCCTGGCCTTCGCGCGCCACGCGACCAGCAAGCTCGTGCGGGCCGAGGAGCTGGCCGGCGTGACGACGCTCGGCTTCCGGGGCGAGGCGCTGCCCAGCATCGCGGCCGTGGCGCGCGTGCGGGTCACCACGCGCCTCGCCGCCGAGCCGGCGGCGAGCGTGGTCGAAGCGGATGCCGGCGGCGCCCGGGCAGCGGGCGTGGCGGGGGCGCCACCCGGCACGGCGGTCGAGGTCGAGGGCCTCTTCGGCGCCACGCCGGCGCGGCGGAAGTTCCTGCGCACGCCGGCGACCGAGCTGGCCCACGTCGTCGACGCCCTCACGCGGCTCGCGGCGGCGGTCCCGGCGGTCGGCTTCCGCCTCGAGCACGATGGGCGCGAGGTGCTGGCGCTGCCGCCAGTGCGGGACGAGCGCCAGCGGCTCGGCCAGCTGCTCGGCCGCGAGCGGGCCGGCTCGCTCGTGGCGGTGGAGGTCGAGCGCGGCGGCCTCGGGCTCCGGGCGTTCCTCGCCCCGCCGCGCGAGACGGTTGGCAGCGCGCGTCTCGTGTGGACCTACGTCGGCCTCGGCGGCGCGTATCGCTGGACACGCGACCGGCTCCTGCTGCGCGCCGTGCTCGACGGGTACGAGTCGTTGCTCATGCACGGCCGCTACCCGGTGGCGGTGCTCTTCCTGCGCTTCCCGCCCGGCGAGGCCGACGTGAACGTGCACCCGGCGAAGCTCGAGGTTCGCTTCCGCCAGCCGGGCGCGGTGCACCAGCTGGTCGTGCCCGCGCTGCGCGCGCGGCTGGCGGCGGCGCTCCGGCCGGAGCCGGCCGCGGCGCCGGCCGAAGTGCGGCCCGCATCAGAGGTGCGGCCCGCATCATATGATGACGGGCCGCGCGACGGGGCGGGTCTGGCGCTCGAGGAGGGCTCCGCCCCGCCGGCGCTGTGGAGCGCGGCGCCCGCCGGATTTGCGTCGCTCCGCTTCATCGGCCAGATCTTCGAGGGCTATCTCGTCTGCGAGGGAAACGGCCGGGTGGTGCTCATCGACCAGCACGCGGCGCACGAGCGCGTGGCCTTCGAGCGGCTCCGCGGGGAGCACGCGCGCGGCGCCGTCGCCCGCGACCCGCTCCTCGTCCCCGAGACGATCGAGCTGCCGGCGGCACACGCCGCGGCGGTCGCCGAGCACGCCGAGGTGCTCGCCGCCGCCGGCCTCGAGGGAGAGCCGTTCGGCGAGGGCACCTTCCTGCTGCGCACCGTGCCGCGCCTGCTCCGTGGCCGCGACGCCGGGGCCGTCGTCCGGGCGGTCGCCCGCGAGCTCGCCGAGGAGGGCGCGAGCGCTGCGGCGGAGCGCGCCGCCGACGCCGCACTGGCGACCCTCGCCTGCCACAGCGTGGTGCGCGTCGGCGAGCGGCTCGATCCGGCGGAGGTGCGCGCGCTCCTCGCGGCGATGGACGGGGTGGACGTGGCCGCGCACTGCCCGCACGGCCGGCCCGTCGCCGTGACGCTCGAGCGCGGCCAGGTGGAGGCGCTCTTCAAGCGATGA
- a CDS encoding glucose-6-phosphate isomerase (catalyzes the formation of D-fructose 6-phosphate from D-glucose 6-phosphate), which yields MTPPGAQATRRQMPQYRRRRWREAMALRLDLNGLLSGAVGADGITPEELAAFEPELLRVRDDVATRRAGGGLSFTALPYEREPVRRVLEVAGGVQGQFDVLVVLGIGGSALGIRALAGALAGEGSAVRIVVADSIDPETFGPLLARLDLRRTLFNVVSKSGETAETIAQFMIVRDRLMHELGAVDYKRHLVVTTDARQGSLRQIVNDEGFRELVIPEGIDGRFSVLTAVGLFPAAAAGIDIEELLAGAASMDERGRAAPTPLRDPALALAGALWLLATRRQKRMLVLMAYCERLAATGDWFCQLWAESLGKSVEPGDRTVQWGQTPIRLGAADQHSQLQLFVDGPPDKVVVFLRVDDHGASVDVPATYQDLEGVGYLGGHSLGALLNAEQRATELALAKRGRPSATLTLPGVTAFTLGQLLFLLQMTAVDLATLAGVDPFGQPGVEESRRLAFGLLGRAGFEASHDEVEAWLAQKDTRFIL from the coding sequence TTGACCCCTCCGGGGGCGCAGGCTACACGGCGGCAGATGCCGCAGTACCGGCGCCGCCGCTGGCGCGAGGCGATGGCCCTGCGGCTCGACCTGAACGGACTCCTCAGCGGGGCGGTGGGGGCCGACGGGATCACGCCGGAGGAGCTGGCGGCGTTCGAGCCCGAGCTCCTGCGGGTGCGTGACGACGTCGCCACCCGGCGCGCCGGGGGCGGCCTCTCCTTCACCGCCCTGCCGTACGAGCGCGAGCCGGTGCGCCGGGTGCTCGAGGTGGCGGGCGGCGTCCAGGGGCAGTTCGATGTCCTCGTCGTGCTCGGCATCGGCGGCTCGGCGCTCGGCATCCGGGCGCTGGCGGGTGCGCTGGCGGGCGAGGGGAGTGCCGTGCGCATCGTGGTCGCCGACTCGATCGACCCGGAGACCTTCGGGCCGCTGCTGGCGCGTCTCGATCTGCGGCGCACGCTCTTCAATGTCGTCAGCAAGTCGGGCGAGACCGCCGAGACGATCGCCCAGTTCATGATCGTGCGCGACCGGCTGATGCACGAGCTCGGCGCCGTGGACTACAAGCGGCACCTGGTCGTCACCACCGACGCCCGACAGGGTTCGCTCCGCCAGATCGTCAACGACGAGGGCTTCCGGGAGCTCGTGATCCCCGAGGGCATCGACGGCCGCTTCTCGGTGCTCACCGCGGTCGGGCTCTTCCCGGCGGCGGCGGCGGGCATCGACATCGAGGAGCTGCTCGCCGGCGCCGCCAGCATGGACGAGCGCGGGCGGGCGGCGCCGACGCCGCTCCGGGACCCGGCGCTCGCGCTCGCCGGGGCGCTCTGGCTGCTCGCGACGCGCCGGCAGAAGCGGATGCTCGTGCTCATGGCCTACTGCGAGCGGCTGGCGGCGACCGGCGACTGGTTCTGCCAGCTGTGGGCGGAGAGCCTCGGCAAGAGCGTCGAGCCCGGCGACCGGACGGTCCAGTGGGGGCAGACGCCGATCCGGCTCGGTGCGGCCGACCAGCACTCCCAGCTCCAGCTCTTCGTCGACGGGCCGCCCGACAAGGTGGTCGTGTTCCTGCGCGTCGACGACCACGGCGCCTCGGTCGACGTGCCCGCCACCTATCAGGACCTCGAGGGCGTCGGATACCTCGGCGGCCACTCGCTCGGCGCCCTGTTGAACGCCGAGCAGCGCGCCACCGAGCTGGCGCTCGCCAAGCGCGGCCGCCCGAGCGCCACCCTCACACTGCCCGGCGTGACCGCCTTCACGCTCGGCCAGCTCCTCTTCCTCCTGCAGATGACGGCCGTCGATCTGGCGACGCTCGCCGGCGTCGACCCCTTCGGGCAGCCGGGCGTGGAGGAGAGCCGGCGGCTGGCGTTCGGGCTCCTCGGACGCGCCGGGTTCGAGGCGTCGCACGACGAGGTCGAGGCCTGGCTCGCGCAGAAGGACACGCGGTTCATCCTCTAG
- the rfaE2 gene encoding D-glycero-beta-D-manno-heptose 1-phosphate adenylyltransferase produces the protein MRIPKLAADVEALAARLAPLRAAGKRVVFTNGCFDLLHPGHVRYLAAARALGDVLVVGLNSDASVRRLKGPGRPVLDVEERAEVLAGLAAVDHLVVFDDDTPRRLIVALAPDVLVKGADWAAEDIVGGDEVLARGGRVERIDVVPGVSTSELIRRIRSG, from the coding sequence GTGCGGATTCCGAAGCTGGCTGCCGACGTGGAGGCGCTCGCGGCGCGCCTCGCGCCGTTGCGTGCCGCCGGCAAGCGCGTGGTGTTCACCAACGGCTGCTTCGACCTCCTCCACCCCGGCCACGTGCGCTACCTCGCCGCGGCCCGGGCGCTCGGCGACGTGCTCGTCGTCGGGCTCAACAGCGATGCCTCGGTGCGGCGGCTGAAGGGTCCCGGCCGCCCCGTCCTCGACGTCGAGGAGCGCGCCGAGGTGCTCGCCGGGCTCGCCGCCGTCGACCACCTGGTCGTCTTCGACGACGACACGCCGCGCCGCCTGATCGTCGCCCTCGCCCCCGACGTGCTGGTCAAGGGCGCGGACTGGGCGGCCGAGGACATCGTCGGCGGCGACGAGGTGCTGGCCCGCGGCGGCCGCGTCGAGCGCATCGACGTCGTGCCGGGGGTGTCGACGAGCGAGCTCATCCGGCGCATCCGCTCCGGCTAG
- a CDS encoding DUF1772 domain-containing protein has translation MLAHLAACLLGLLAGAMLVIAIVLVPFWSALPPVELRAWFGRHAGRTGALMFPLGGAALAAAAAAWLVARARWPALAAGAAAGVVAVTLLVNEPANRRFAGPVYLSDADVVALLGRWRRWHWLRVALGLVAFGAALRALGGRPAP, from the coding sequence ATGCTCGCGCACCTGGCGGCCTGCCTCCTCGGGCTCCTCGCCGGCGCGATGCTGGTGATCGCGATCGTGCTCGTGCCCTTCTGGAGCGCGCTCCCGCCGGTGGAGCTCCGTGCCTGGTTCGGGCGTCACGCGGGCCGCACCGGCGCGCTCATGTTCCCCCTCGGCGGGGCGGCGCTGGCGGCCGCCGCGGCCGCCTGGCTCGTGGCTCGTGCCCGCTGGCCGGCGCTGGCGGCCGGCGCGGCCGCCGGCGTCGTCGCCGTCACGCTGCTCGTCAACGAGCCGGCCAACCGCCGCTTTGCCGGGCCCGTGTATCTGTCCGATGCGGACGTCGTCGCGCTCCTCGGCCGCTGGCGGCGATGGCACTGGCTGCGCGTCGCGCTCGGCCTGGTCGCCTTCGGAGCCGCGCTCCGTGCGCTCGGAGGACGGCCGGCGCCTTGA
- the rpmB gene encoding 50S ribosomal protein L28, protein MARACDVCGKQRSVGHNVSHANNKTKRAWRPNLQRVHARVGRGAKRLLVCTRCIRSGRVQKSA, encoded by the coding sequence ATGGCGCGCGCCTGTGACGTCTGCGGCAAGCAGCGGTCGGTCGGCCACAACGTGAGCCACGCGAACAACAAGACCAAGCGTGCGTGGCGGCCGAACCTCCAGCGCGTGCACGCACGCGTCGGCCGCGGGGCAAAGCGTCTTCTCGTCTGCACGCGCTGCATCCGCTCGGGGCGGGTTCAGAAGTCCGCGTAG
- the trxA gene encoding thioredoxin, translating into MGAQPITDATFESEVLQARLPVLVDFWAPWUPSCRAIGPIVDQLADDYSGRLKVVKVNVDENGASGSRLNVRAIPNLVLLEGGRVAEQIVGAVPKARLVQVIDRLLKA; encoded by the coding sequence ATGGGCGCGCAGCCAATCACCGACGCCACCTTCGAGTCCGAGGTCCTGCAGGCCAGGCTCCCGGTCCTGGTCGACTTCTGGGCTCCCTGGTGACCGTCCTGCCGGGCGATCGGTCCGATCGTCGATCAGCTCGCGGACGACTACAGCGGCCGGCTGAAGGTCGTGAAGGTCAACGTCGATGAGAACGGCGCGTCGGGCTCCCGGCTGAACGTGCGCGCCATCCCGAATCTCGTGCTGCTCGAGGGCGGCCGCGTCGCCGAGCAGATCGTCGGGGCGGTACCCAAGGCGCGCCTGGTCCAGGTGATCGATCGGCTGCTGAAAGCGTAG
- a CDS encoding DUF2384 domain-containing protein: MPLATATKIRALRRDFKTGAAIADLLGVNRSQVTRWLRGAGIDPLNAERIDLLELVWANLLRLYEPAAARAWLFGLNPHLGDRRPIDLVRAGRAEDLLRAIRAERAESFA, encoded by the coding sequence ATGCCGCTCGCGACCGCCACCAAGATCCGGGCCTTGCGGCGGGACTTCAAGACGGGGGCGGCGATCGCCGACCTCCTCGGCGTCAACCGCTCGCAGGTCACCCGGTGGCTGCGCGGCGCGGGGATCGACCCGCTCAACGCCGAGCGCATCGATCTCCTCGAGCTCGTGTGGGCCAACCTCCTTCGCCTCTACGAGCCCGCGGCGGCCCGGGCCTGGCTCTTCGGCCTGAACCCGCATCTCGGCGACCGGCGGCCGATCGATCTCGTGCGGGCCGGTCGGGCCGAGGACCTGCTGCGGGCGATCCGCGCCGAGCGCGCCGAGTCCTTCGCCTGA
- a CDS encoding cytochrome c — protein sequence MPPRLALLALLVVPLAVHAASVRFVREGTTVKEADVGTLMAACTPATIAVDDPNYGTRKRYLACPLAEVLRFGFGAPPDALGSADVFIRAWDGYDKPTSAAELAEPGAYLAFGDADVSHGGDLRWAPLGTRRIDPGPLYLVWTKPAQRDRLTRPWPWQIAEFEVVEFRKKYPHVVPTGVPRSAPAWQGFELFRGECIACHAINGEGGDVGPDLNVPRSIVEYRPIPQIKAYIRDPATFRYGKMPAHPDLSDADLDALIAYFRAMSRAKHDPHPTR from the coding sequence GTGCCGCCGCGGCTCGCGCTCCTCGCCCTCCTCGTCGTCCCGCTCGCCGTTCACGCCGCCAGCGTCCGCTTCGTGCGCGAGGGCACCACGGTGAAGGAGGCCGACGTCGGGACGCTCATGGCGGCCTGCACGCCGGCGACGATCGCCGTCGACGACCCGAACTACGGCACGCGCAAGCGGTACCTCGCCTGCCCGCTCGCCGAGGTCCTGCGCTTCGGCTTCGGCGCACCGCCCGACGCGCTCGGCAGCGCCGACGTCTTCATCCGCGCCTGGGACGGCTACGACAAGCCGACCAGCGCCGCCGAGCTCGCCGAGCCCGGCGCCTACCTGGCGTTCGGCGACGCCGACGTCTCGCACGGCGGCGACCTCCGCTGGGCACCGCTCGGGACCCGCAGGATCGATCCCGGACCGCTCTATCTCGTCTGGACGAAGCCGGCGCAGCGCGACCGCCTGACCCGTCCCTGGCCCTGGCAGATCGCGGAGTTCGAGGTCGTCGAGTTCCGAAAGAAGTACCCCCACGTCGTCCCGACGGGCGTCCCGCGCAGCGCGCCGGCCTGGCAGGGATTCGAGCTCTTCCGAGGCGAGTGCATCGCCTGCCACGCCATCAACGGCGAGGGCGGCGACGTCGGCCCGGACCTGAACGTGCCGCGGAGCATCGTCGAGTACCGGCCGATCCCCCAGATCAAGGCCTACATCCGCGACCCGGCGACCTTTCGCTACGGGAAGATGCCGGCCCACCCCGACCTCTCCGACGCGGACCTCGATGCGCTCATCGCCTACTTCCGCGCGATGAGCCGCGCCAAGCACGATCCGCACCCGACCCGCTGA